The Chryseobacterium nakagawai genome has a segment encoding these proteins:
- a CDS encoding sigma-70 family RNA polymerase sigma factor, producing the protein MQENYNRLLTYAYNITGSYEDSQDLVQDVIEKYISLDKSEIRNETNFLIKSIINHAINFKNRHSKKMVYGEWLPEPLSFENAENKLIKEQTARYTLLVLLEKLNAKERAVYILKEAFDYSHQEIAETLDISVENSRKLLSRASKQLQHVKYAPDTISLSSGADILQKYQLALSEGNIPDIEKLLIDEIRLSADGGKRVRVIKAVEVGKSATAQLLAYVQQQFLGKKPHTFHLFNHQPAICFWQDARIYNCHILDIDAEGMIREIYSIIDPEKLKRLQ; encoded by the coding sequence ATGCAGGAAAATTACAACAGGCTCCTAACCTACGCCTATAATATTACCGGTTCTTATGAAGATTCTCAGGATTTGGTACAGGATGTAATCGAAAAATATATTTCTTTAGATAAATCTGAGATCAGAAATGAAACCAATTTCCTAATCAAAAGCATTATTAATCATGCCATTAATTTTAAAAACAGACACAGTAAAAAAATGGTGTATGGCGAATGGCTGCCCGAACCTCTTTCTTTTGAAAATGCAGAAAATAAGCTCATTAAGGAGCAAACGGCACGCTATACCCTACTCGTTCTTCTGGAAAAACTGAACGCTAAAGAACGCGCAGTCTACATTCTAAAGGAAGCTTTTGATTATTCTCATCAAGAGATCGCAGAAACGCTCGATATTTCAGTAGAAAACTCCCGAAAACTGCTAAGCCGTGCAAGTAAACAATTGCAGCATGTAAAATATGCACCGGATACCATCAGCCTATCTTCCGGAGCTGATATTCTCCAGAAATACCAGCTGGCATTGAGTGAAGGCAACATTCCCGATATTGAAAAACTGCTTATTGATGAGATCAGGCTTTCAGCAGACGGTGGAAAACGTGTTCGTGTTATCAAAGCTGTGGAAGTTGGAAAATCGGCTACCGCACAGCTTTTGGCTTATGTACAACAACAATTTCTTGGCAAAAAGCCGCATACCTTCCATCTCTTTAATCATCAACCGGCTATTTGCTTCTGGCAGGATGCTCGTATTTATAACTGTCACATCCTGGATATTGATGCAGAAGGAATGATTCGTGAAATTTATTCTATTATAGATCCTGAAAAGTTAAAAAGATTGCAATAA